Proteins co-encoded in one Papaver somniferum cultivar HN1 chromosome 5, ASM357369v1, whole genome shotgun sequence genomic window:
- the LOC113278206 gene encoding transcription repressor OFP17-like: MRLFARPSCGCSLKSKLGKRPSSVSCCSIKSKLITRHSFSCGARSLKTTPTFKKQSSGRKLFKRFRIKKRLSVRRPRFRRNRPRVSNRRNPIRKFLALFRRKNRPPVPATVRKRTNGKKFRLLSVVLCRRRKSSPTHHHQTTSEEESDEVGELRSGTCGTGENDRTLFPSPLTPAYVRHSGVNKRDVMGSGSSSSDVDGACRSFESHLVEMIIEEGKMCDLTDVEELLYCWNNLENPVFIGLVSRFYGELCKDLFSNDDQDEEEEDQEQNTSTIPDFNSSCNQ, translated from the coding sequence ATGAGATTGTTTGCAAGACCTTCGTGTGGTTGCTCATTGAAATCCAAGCTCGGTAAAAGACCTTCATCCGTATCATGTTGCTCTATCAAATCCAAGCTCATTACACGACATTCATTCTCATGCGGTGCTCGCAGTTTGAAAACCACCCCTACTTTTAAGAAACAAAGCAGTGGgagaaaactcttcaaacgtTTCAGAATCAAGAAACGTCTATCCGTAAGACGACCTAGATTTCGTCGTAATCGACCTCGTGTTTCTAATAGGAGGAACCCGATCCGAAAATTCTTAGCACTTTTCCGTCGTAAGAATCGGCCACCTGTACCTGCTACTGTTAGGAAACGCACCAATGGTAAGAAGTTCCGATTACTGTCAGTCGTACTCTGTAGACGTCGTAAATCATCACCTACGCATCATCACCAGACAACGTCGGAGGAGGAGAGCGACGAAGTAGGAGAGCTACGGAGTGGAACTTGTGGGACTGGAGAAAATGATAGGACGCTATTCCCTTCGCCATTGACACCAGCTTACGTGAGACATAGTGGCGTAAACAAAAGAGACGTTATGGGCAGTGGTAGTAGTTCCAGCGACGTCGATGGTGCTTGTAGGAGTTTCGAGAGTCATCTGGTGGAGATGATTATAGAGGAAGGCAAAATGTGTGATCTAACAGACGTTGAAGAACTTTTATACTGCTGGAACAATTTAGAAAATCCTGTTTTTATTGGTTTGGTTTCAAGATTTTATGGTGAGTTGTGCAAGGACTTGTTTTCGAATGATGATCAAGACGAAGAGGAAGAGGATCAAGAACAGAATACTAGCACCATTCCAGACTTTAATTCCTCCTGTAATCAGTAG